One genomic segment of Rhizorhabdus phycosphaerae includes these proteins:
- the gyrB gene encoding DNA topoisomerase (ATP-hydrolyzing) subunit B, which yields MTNETENSPNTNSYGADSIKVLKGLDAVRKRPGMYIGDTDDGSGLHHMVFEVSDNAIDEALAGHCDRIIITLNPDGSVSVEDNGRGIPTGIHAEEGVSAAEVIMTQLHAGGKFDNTNDANAYKVSGGLHGVGVSVVNALSDILDLTIWRDGEEHYMQFRRGDAVAPLKVVGPANGKKGTKVTFLPSADTFKITEFDFDKLEHRYRELAFLNSGVRLFLVDERHAERREVELYYEGGIAAFVKYLDRTKVPLMPEPVAITGQRDDVGIDVALEWNDSYYEQVLCFTNNIPQRDGGTHLAAFRAALTRTLNNYAEKSGALKKEKVSLTGDDMREGLTAIVSVKLPDPKFSSQTKDKLVSSEVRQPLESLMADKLAEWLEENPAHARSIIQKVIDAAAAREAARKARELTRRKGVMDIASLPGKLADCQERDPSKCELFLVEGDSAGGSAKQGRDRVYQAILPLKGKILNVERARFDRMLSSKEVGTLIQAMGTGIGRDDFNLEKLRYHKIVIMTDADVDGAHIRTLLLTFFYRHMRPIIEAGHLYIAQPPLYKVSRGRSEVYLKDDAALDEYLVTAGLAAMMLESPLGARSGDDLRQLVEHARRMKSLMRFVPKRYDPVIIEALALTGALDPEADGTAHRAAAARMAAWMGRMDPEAKWTGDLSEDGGYDLRRLWRGVTDVHLIDPAFVRSAEARKLHALASEQADSYAQTARLVSVKSAAAQAAADADEEELPDTRGTAVFQPSNLLDGILAAGRKGMSVQRYKGLGEMNAEQLWETTLDPSNRAMLKVEVTQADVADEIFTRLMGDVVEPRREFIQENALSVANLDV from the coding sequence ATGACGAACGAAACCGAGAATTCCCCGAACACGAACAGCTATGGCGCCGATTCGATCAAGGTCCTGAAGGGCCTCGATGCGGTGCGAAAGCGGCCGGGCATGTATATCGGCGACACCGACGACGGATCGGGCCTCCACCACATGGTGTTCGAGGTGTCCGATAACGCCATCGACGAAGCGCTGGCCGGCCATTGCGACCGGATCATCATCACGCTGAATCCCGACGGATCGGTGTCGGTCGAGGACAATGGGCGCGGCATTCCGACCGGCATCCATGCCGAGGAGGGCGTCTCGGCGGCCGAGGTCATCATGACCCAGCTCCACGCCGGCGGTAAGTTCGACAACACCAACGACGCCAATGCCTACAAGGTGTCCGGCGGTCTCCACGGCGTCGGCGTCTCGGTGGTCAACGCGCTGTCCGACATTCTCGACCTGACGATCTGGCGCGACGGCGAAGAGCATTACATGCAGTTCCGCCGCGGCGACGCGGTCGCGCCGCTGAAGGTGGTCGGGCCAGCCAATGGCAAGAAGGGCACCAAGGTCACCTTCCTGCCTTCGGCCGACACGTTCAAGATCACCGAGTTCGACTTCGACAAGCTCGAGCATCGCTATCGCGAGCTGGCCTTCCTCAATTCGGGGGTGCGTCTGTTCCTCGTCGACGAACGCCATGCCGAGCGTCGCGAGGTCGAACTCTATTATGAAGGCGGTATCGCCGCCTTCGTCAAATATCTGGACCGTACCAAAGTCCCGCTGATGCCCGAGCCTGTGGCGATCACGGGCCAGCGCGACGATGTCGGCATCGACGTCGCACTCGAGTGGAACGACAGCTATTATGAGCAGGTCCTCTGCTTCACCAACAACATCCCGCAGCGCGACGGCGGCACCCATCTTGCCGCCTTCCGCGCCGCGCTGACGCGCACGCTCAACAATTATGCGGAGAAGTCGGGGGCGCTGAAGAAGGAGAAGGTCAGCCTCACCGGCGACGACATGCGCGAAGGCCTGACTGCGATCGTGTCGGTCAAGCTGCCCGATCCGAAATTCTCCTCGCAGACCAAGGACAAGCTCGTCTCGTCCGAGGTACGCCAGCCGCTCGAAAGCCTGATGGCGGACAAGCTGGCCGAATGGCTTGAGGAAAATCCCGCCCATGCCCGCTCGATCATCCAGAAGGTGATCGACGCCGCCGCCGCCCGCGAAGCCGCCCGCAAGGCGCGCGAGCTGACCCGGCGCAAGGGCGTCATGGACATCGCCTCGCTGCCCGGCAAGCTCGCCGATTGCCAGGAGCGCGATCCCAGCAAGTGCGAGCTGTTCCTGGTGGAGGGTGACTCGGCCGGCGGCTCGGCCAAGCAGGGCCGCGACCGCGTCTATCAGGCGATCCTGCCGCTCAAGGGCAAGATCCTGAATGTCGAGCGGGCCCGCTTCGACCGGATGCTGTCGTCGAAGGAGGTCGGCACGCTGATCCAGGCGATGGGCACCGGCATCGGCCGCGACGACTTCAATCTGGAGAAGCTGCGCTACCACAAGATCGTCATCATGACCGACGCAGACGTGGACGGTGCGCACATCCGCACCCTGCTGCTCACCTTCTTCTACCGCCATATGCGGCCGATCATCGAGGCGGGGCATCTCTACATAGCCCAGCCGCCGCTCTACAAGGTCAGCCGGGGCCGCTCGGAAGTCTATCTGAAGGACGACGCCGCGCTCGACGAATATCTGGTGACCGCCGGCCTCGCTGCGATGATGCTCGAATCCCCGCTCGGCGCGCGTTCGGGCGACGACCTGCGTCAGCTGGTCGAACATGCCCGCCGGATGAAGTCGCTGATGCGCTTCGTCCCGAAGCGCTACGATCCGGTGATCATCGAGGCTCTGGCGCTGACCGGCGCGCTCGATCCCGAGGCGGATGGAACGGCGCACCGCGCCGCCGCAGCCCGGATGGCGGCGTGGATGGGGCGGATGGACCCCGAGGCTAAGTGGACCGGCGATCTTTCGGAAGATGGCGGCTATGATCTTCGTCGCCTGTGGCGCGGGGTGACCGACGTCCACCTGATCGATCCGGCTTTCGTCCGCTCGGCCGAAGCGCGCAAGCTCCATGCCCTCGCTTCTGAGCAGGCCGACAGCTATGCGCAGACGGCACGGCTCGTGTCGGTCAAGAGTGCTGCGGCACAGGCCGCGGCTGACGCCGATGAGGAGGAGCTGCCCGATACCCGCGGCACGGCGGTGTTCCAGCCTTCCAATCTGCTGGACGGCATCCTTGCCGCCGGACGCAAGGGCATGTCGGTGCAGCGCTACAAGGGTCTCGGCGAAATGAATGCCGAACAGCTGTGGGAAACGACGCTCGACCCGTCCAATCGCGCAATGCTCAAGGTCGAGGTCACGCAGGCCGACGTCGCCGACGAGATCTTCACCCGTCTGATGGGCGACGTCGTCGAACCCCGCCGCGAGTTCATCCAGGAAAATGCGCTGAGCGTCGCCAATCTCGACGTCTGA
- a CDS encoding putative DNA-binding domain-containing protein: MTLAEMQSAFAAFLRSGEEADAPPFGSAGLQIYLNNYRSQLIACLEASYPRTRQWIGEDAFLHAAVAHIDRVHPRSWTLDAYGHDFTETLDALFPDDPEVHDLATLERALEQAFVAADGQSMTLDAVSSIDWDAHPLVFTPSTLLLPVATNVADIWSSLVEGSEALPVVRDSGPEASLLVWRRDGESRFRSPGSGEAKALASILATRSFGALCEMLVTEQGFEAGVRSAGLLLRQWISDGIVAA, from the coding sequence ATGACCCTCGCCGAAATGCAGAGCGCCTTCGCCGCCTTTTTGCGGTCGGGCGAAGAGGCAGACGCGCCGCCTTTCGGCTCGGCTGGCCTGCAGATCTATCTGAACAATTATCGGTCGCAGCTGATCGCCTGCCTGGAGGCGAGCTATCCACGCACGCGGCAATGGATCGGCGAAGACGCGTTCCTCCACGCCGCGGTCGCCCATATCGACCGGGTGCATCCACGCAGCTGGACACTCGACGCCTATGGCCACGACTTTACCGAAACGCTCGATGCGCTGTTTCCAGACGACCCCGAAGTCCATGACCTCGCCACGCTCGAGCGGGCGCTCGAACAGGCGTTCGTCGCAGCCGACGGTCAATCGATGACACTCGACGCGGTTTCGTCGATCGACTGGGACGCTCACCCGCTTGTCTTCACACCGTCGACCCTGTTGCTGCCGGTCGCGACCAATGTGGCAGACATCTGGTCGTCGCTGGTCGAGGGGAGCGAAGCGCTGCCCGTGGTGCGCGATTCTGGGCCTGAGGCAAGTCTCCTCGTCTGGCGGCGCGACGGAGAAAGCCGCTTCCGATCGCCGGGATCGGGCGAAGCGAAGGCGCTGGCGAGCATCTTAGCGACCCGGAGCTTCGGTGCCTTATGCGAGATGCTGGTCACCGAGCAGGGCTTCGAGGCCGGAGTACGCAGCGCGGGGCTGCTGCTGCGCCAGTGGATATCGGACGGCATCGTCGCGGCCTGA
- the recF gene encoding DNA replication/repair protein RecF (All proteins in this family for which functions are known are DNA-binding proteins that assist the filamentation of RecA onto DNA for the initiation of recombination or recombinational repair.), which produces MTVARLMLTDFRSYASATISAAPGFVVLTGENGAGKTNILEAVSMLGPGRGLRGAALSEMARSNGPGGFAVAAELADGVRLGTGTTPAAPDRRQVRINGAAASATALGEWTALSWLTPAMDRLFAEGAEGRRRFLDRLVLALEPGHAHHVSRYEAAMRARNKLLATDGPPDAAWLDALEIQLGQHGAAIAEARARTVVALGFRIAAEAEAPFARAALALEGWLPGSRPLAEELRLGRARDQAAGRTLAGPHRQDLAVSHAAKQQPAARASTGEQKALLLGIVLAHADLVAERRGQRPLLLMDEVAAHLDPIRRGALFDRLGRSGGQIWLTGTERALFDGIGTATWLAVENGVLHEG; this is translated from the coding sequence ATGACCGTCGCCCGCCTGATGCTGACCGACTTCCGCTCCTATGCGTCGGCGACGATTTCGGCGGCTCCGGGCTTCGTCGTCCTCACGGGTGAGAATGGGGCCGGCAAGACCAACATCCTGGAAGCCGTATCGATGCTCGGTCCGGGCCGCGGCCTGCGCGGAGCGGCGCTGTCGGAAATGGCGCGGAGCAATGGACCGGGCGGCTTCGCCGTCGCGGCCGAGCTTGCCGACGGGGTCAGGCTGGGTACCGGCACCACGCCCGCCGCACCCGACCGCCGCCAGGTCCGGATCAACGGCGCCGCCGCATCAGCCACGGCGCTGGGCGAGTGGACCGCGCTGTCGTGGCTGACGCCGGCGATGGATCGGCTGTTCGCCGAGGGCGCGGAAGGCCGCCGCCGTTTCCTCGACCGCCTCGTCCTGGCGCTGGAACCGGGCCACGCCCATCATGTCAGCCGCTATGAGGCGGCGATGCGCGCGCGCAACAAGCTGCTCGCCACAGACGGACCGCCCGACGCCGCCTGGCTCGACGCGCTGGAGATCCAGCTCGGCCAGCATGGCGCCGCCATCGCCGAAGCGCGCGCCCGGACGGTCGTGGCGCTGGGTTTTCGCATCGCCGCCGAGGCCGAGGCGCCCTTCGCCCGGGCGGCGCTCGCGCTCGAAGGCTGGCTGCCCGGCAGCCGCCCACTCGCCGAAGAGCTGCGGCTGGGTCGCGCGCGCGATCAGGCCGCCGGGCGCACTCTGGCGGGGCCGCACCGGCAGGATCTGGCGGTCAGCCATGCCGCCAAGCAGCAGCCCGCTGCCCGCGCATCGACCGGCGAGCAGAAGGCGCTGCTGCTCGGCATCGTGCTGGCGCATGCCGATCTGGTCGCGGAGCGGCGCGGGCAGCGGCCGCTGCTGCTGATGGACGAGGTCGCGGCCCATCTCGACCCGATCCGCCGGGGGGCGCTGTTCGACCGGCTGGGGCGCAGCGGCGGGCAGATCTGGCTCACCGGCACCGAACGCGCGCTGTTCGACGGAATCGGCACCGCGACCTGGCTCGCCGTCGAAAATGGCGTCCTGCACGAAGGGTGA
- a CDS encoding sigma-70 family RNA polymerase sigma factor: MIGGLEGSAADHSALLRSLAPLLRGYYRRRTRGSEDDIEDLVQETIIAVHTRRGTYDRERPFTAWLFAIARYKMVDHFRRTRRLVPLDDLAEWPSEESFADAADARMDVEQLLGLLPGKQAAAIRSTRIEGSSVAEAAAGAGLGESDIKVSVHRGLKALVARVQRDRP; this comes from the coding sequence ATGATCGGCGGCCTGGAGGGCAGCGCGGCGGACCATAGTGCGCTGCTCCGCTCGCTCGCTCCGCTGCTCCGTGGCTACTATCGGCGCCGGACTCGCGGCAGCGAGGATGACATTGAAGATCTGGTACAGGAGACGATCATCGCCGTTCACACGCGCCGCGGTACCTATGACCGCGAGCGACCGTTCACCGCCTGGCTGTTCGCCATAGCGCGGTACAAAATGGTCGACCATTTCCGCCGGACGCGCCGCCTCGTTCCGCTCGACGACCTCGCCGAGTGGCCGAGCGAGGAGAGCTTCGCGGACGCCGCCGATGCGCGGATGGATGTCGAACAGCTGCTCGGTCTGTTGCCCGGCAAGCAGGCGGCTGCGATCCGGTCCACGCGGATCGAGGGCAGCAGCGTGGCCGAAGCGGCCGCAGGTGCGGGTCTCGGAGAATCCGACATCAAGGTTTCGGTCCATCGCGGTCTTAAGGCATTGGTCGCGCGCGTCCAGCGGGACCGGCCATGA
- a CDS encoding DUF692 domain-containing protein has product MQTPRLPRFGLGMRRPHYPDFLDHKAAVDFVEVISENFMVAGGRPRAVLRQVREGYPVALHGVSMSLGSADGLDRAYLHRLRALVDEIEPLFVSDHLSWSRIGAFNSHDLLPLPYDRATLNLVCDNVDRAQAMLGRPMLIENPSSYLVLPGAEMREWEFLNALAARTGCGLLLDVNNVFVSAANHGFDPVAYLDGLAVEHVRQIHLAGHSQGREMLIDSHDQPVPHSVWSLYAHVLPRVAGVATMIERDDDIPALADLLDELDIARAIAARPLAAAA; this is encoded by the coding sequence ATGCAGACACCACGACTGCCCCGCTTCGGCCTGGGTATGCGGCGACCCCATTATCCGGACTTCCTCGACCACAAGGCCGCGGTCGATTTCGTCGAGGTGATCTCGGAGAATTTCATGGTCGCCGGCGGCCGGCCCCGGGCAGTGCTTCGCCAGGTGCGCGAAGGCTATCCGGTGGCGTTGCACGGCGTATCGATGTCGCTGGGATCGGCCGACGGTCTCGATCGGGCCTATCTGCACCGCCTGCGGGCGCTGGTCGACGAGATCGAACCGCTCTTCGTCTCCGACCATCTGAGCTGGAGCCGCATCGGCGCCTTCAACTCGCACGACCTGCTGCCGCTGCCCTATGACCGCGCGACGCTGAATCTGGTCTGCGACAATGTCGACCGGGCCCAGGCCATGCTTGGACGGCCGATGCTGATCGAGAATCCGTCCTCCTATCTCGTCCTGCCCGGTGCGGAGATGCGCGAGTGGGAGTTCCTCAACGCCCTCGCCGCTCGCACCGGCTGCGGCCTTCTGCTCGACGTCAACAATGTCTTCGTCAGCGCCGCCAACCATGGTTTCGACCCGGTCGCCTATCTCGACGGTCTGGCGGTGGAACATGTCCGGCAGATCCATCTCGCCGGCCACAGCCAGGGCCGCGAGATGCTGATCGACAGCCACGACCAGCCGGTGCCGCATTCGGTCTGGTCGCTCTACGCCCATGTGCTGCCGCGCGTCGCGGGCGTCGCCACGATGATCGAACGCGACGACGATATCCCGGCGCTCGCGGATTTGCTCGACGAACTCGACATCGCCCGAGCGATCGCGGCGCGACCATTGGCCGCAGCGGCATGA
- a CDS encoding NADP-dependent malic enzyme translates to MTSSKVQFSDREALFFHSTGRPGKIEIIASKPMATQRDLSLAYSPGVAVPVKAIAADPATAYDYTAKGNLVAVISNGTAILGLGNLGALASKPVMEGKAVLFKRFADVDSIDLELDTEDPEAFINAVALLEPSFGGINLEDIKAPECFIIEQALKERMNIPVMHDDQHGTAIIAAAGLINAAFLTGRNLKDMTVVVNGAGAAAIACTELIKDVGVSPDKVLLCDSKGVVYQGRQEGMNQWKSAHAAPTSKRTLAEAVEGADVFLGLSVKGALTPEMVKTMAPHPIIFAMANPDPEILPPDAKAAREDAIVATGRSDYPNQVNNVLGFPFIFRGALDVRASGINQEMKIAAARALAELAREQVPEEVAAAYGGAAPRFGRDYIIPAPFDPRLMEVVPVAVAQAAMDTGIARKPILDMAAYRDSLKARLNPTTSVLTLASDIARAHPKRVVFAEAEEEVMLRAAIQFRTLGYGTPVLVGRDDVPDKLRELGVEDPDGFELHNSRHSPLVEKMVDYLYDRLKRRGALRREVQALVNQDRNIFGALLVALGEADAMVTGTTRTYSQTFRQIRRVLDPVEGKKPLGIHLFVGQNHTAFIADTTVTERPSATELADIAEATAAVARRMGHEPRVAFLSYSTFGNPSGNWLETIRGAVSELDARGVSFEYEGEMAPDAALNPSIMKLYPFNRLSAPANVLVMPGLQSANISAKLLRELGRGSVIGPMLVGMEKPVQIATMSSNASEIMTLALLAASGIAH, encoded by the coding sequence ATGACCAGCAGCAAGGTTCAGTTTTCAGACCGCGAGGCGCTTTTCTTCCATTCGACCGGGCGCCCCGGCAAGATCGAGATCATCGCCTCGAAGCCGATGGCGACGCAGCGCGACCTGAGCCTCGCATATTCCCCCGGCGTCGCCGTTCCGGTGAAGGCGATCGCGGCCGATCCCGCGACCGCCTATGACTATACCGCCAAGGGCAACCTCGTCGCGGTCATCTCCAACGGCACCGCGATCCTGGGCCTGGGCAATCTCGGCGCGCTCGCCTCGAAGCCGGTGATGGAAGGCAAGGCGGTGCTGTTCAAGCGCTTCGCCGATGTCGATTCGATCGATCTCGAGCTCGACACCGAGGATCCCGAAGCCTTCATCAACGCGGTCGCGCTGCTCGAGCCGTCCTTCGGGGGCATCAATCTCGAGGACATCAAGGCCCCCGAGTGCTTCATCATCGAACAGGCGCTCAAGGAGCGCATGAACATCCCGGTGATGCATGACGACCAGCATGGCACCGCGATCATCGCCGCCGCAGGTCTGATCAACGCCGCCTTTCTGACCGGCCGCAACCTCAAGGACATGACCGTGGTCGTCAACGGCGCGGGCGCGGCGGCGATCGCCTGCACCGAGCTGATCAAGGATGTCGGCGTGTCGCCCGACAAGGTGCTGCTGTGCGACTCCAAGGGCGTCGTCTATCAGGGCCGCCAGGAAGGCATGAACCAGTGGAAGTCGGCCCATGCCGCGCCGACCTCCAAGCGGACGCTGGCCGAGGCGGTCGAGGGCGCCGACGTGTTCCTGGGCCTGTCGGTCAAGGGCGCGCTGACCCCCGAGATGGTCAAGACGATGGCCCCACACCCGATCATCTTCGCGATGGCCAATCCCGATCCCGAGATCCTGCCGCCCGACGCCAAGGCCGCGCGCGAGGATGCGATCGTCGCCACCGGCCGGTCGGACTATCCGAACCAGGTCAACAACGTCCTCGGTTTCCCCTTCATCTTCCGCGGCGCGCTCGACGTCCGCGCGAGCGGGATCAACCAGGAAATGAAGATCGCCGCCGCCCGCGCGCTCGCCGAACTGGCACGCGAACAGGTCCCCGAGGAAGTCGCCGCCGCTTATGGCGGTGCCGCACCCCGCTTCGGCCGCGACTATATCATCCCCGCGCCCTTCGATCCGCGCCTGATGGAGGTCGTCCCCGTCGCGGTCGCGCAGGCCGCGATGGACACCGGCATCGCGCGCAAGCCGATCCTCGACATGGCCGCCTATCGCGACAGCCTGAAGGCGCGCCTCAACCCGACCACGTCCGTGCTGACGCTGGCATCGGACATCGCCCGCGCCCATCCGAAGCGCGTCGTCTTCGCCGAGGCGGAGGAAGAGGTGATGCTGCGCGCGGCGATCCAGTTCCGGACGCTCGGCTATGGCACGCCCGTCCTGGTCGGTCGTGACGATGTGCCCGACAAGCTGCGTGAACTGGGCGTCGAGGATCCCGACGGCTTCGAACTGCACAACAGCCGCCATTCGCCGCTGGTCGAGAAGATGGTCGACTATCTGTACGACCGGCTGAAGCGCCGCGGGGCGCTGCGCCGCGAGGTGCAGGCGCTGGTCAACCAGGATCGCAACATCTTCGGCGCGCTGCTCGTCGCGCTGGGCGAGGCCGATGCGATGGTGACCGGCACCACCCGCACCTACAGCCAGACCTTCCGCCAGATCCGCCGCGTGCTCGACCCGGTCGAGGGCAAGAAGCCGCTCGGCATCCACCTCTTCGTGGGCCAGAACCACACGGCCTTCATAGCGGACACGACCGTCACCGAGCGCCCTTCGGCGACCGAACTGGCCGATATCGCCGAGGCGACCGCCGCGGTGGCGCGCCGCATGGGCCATGAGCCCCGCGTCGCCTTCCTCAGCTATTCGACCTTCGGCAATCCGTCGGGCAACTGGCTGGAGACCATCCGCGGCGCAGTCAGCGAGCTCGATGCGCGCGGCGTGAGCTTCGAATATGAAGGCGAGATGGCACCCGACGCGGCGCTCAACCCGTCGATCATGAAGCTCTATCCGTTCAACCGCCTGTCGGCGCCGGCCAATGTCCTGGTCATGCCAGGCCTGCAGTCGGCCAATATCTCGGCCAAGCTGCTGCGCGAACTGGGGCGCGGTTCGGTGATCGGGCCGATGCTGGTGGGCATGGAAAAGCCGGTCCAGATCGCGACCATGTCGTCCAACGCGTCCGAGATCATGACGCTGGCGCTGCTTGCCGCATCGGGCATCGCCCACTGA
- a CDS encoding NrsF family protein, with the protein MRTEDLIDALARDVKPVARHGIGLRLAGGIAIGGIGSVALVATMLGVRSDLDLALQSSTLWMKWSYTISLALLAFAATARLARPDSGRFGWLWLLATPVIALACYGAVELASTPRADWKAMWLGESWTSCPWNVLSLSAPIFAGLLWAFRRFAPTRLRAAGAAAGLASGAFAAMIYCIHCPEASAVFVLTWYSLGILLATAIGALLGPRLLRW; encoded by the coding sequence ATGAGGACCGAGGACCTGATCGACGCGCTGGCGCGGGATGTGAAACCGGTCGCACGGCATGGCATCGGGCTGCGGCTTGCCGGCGGCATCGCGATCGGCGGCATTGGATCGGTGGCGCTGGTCGCGACGATGCTCGGCGTCCGGTCGGATCTCGACTTAGCGCTGCAAAGCTCCACGCTCTGGATGAAATGGAGCTACACCATCTCCCTCGCGCTGCTCGCCTTTGCCGCGACGGCGAGACTGGCGCGCCCGGACTCGGGTCGCTTCGGGTGGCTGTGGCTGCTGGCGACCCCTGTGATCGCCTTGGCCTGCTATGGCGCCGTCGAACTGGCGTCCACGCCGCGCGCCGACTGGAAGGCCATGTGGCTGGGCGAGAGCTGGACATCCTGCCCCTGGAATGTCCTTAGCCTGTCCGCGCCGATCTTCGCAGGGCTGCTCTGGGCCTTCCGGCGGTTCGCGCCGACCCGTTTGCGCGCGGCCGGCGCGGCAGCCGGCCTCGCATCGGGCGCGTTCGCAGCGATGATCTACTGCATCCACTGCCCCGAGGCGTCGGCGGTCTTCGTGCTCACCTGGTACTCGCTGGGCATCCTGCTTGCGACGGCAATCGGGGCCTTGCTCGGTCCGCGCCTGCTCCGCTGGTGA
- a CDS encoding DUF2282 domain-containing protein: MSTNSTKLAAGVAAMIAGALVSTAASAQDKPAMEKCYGVSLAGKNDCKAGAGTSCAGTSKTDYQGNAWKLVKAGTCTKIKTPKGPGSLTPKA; this comes from the coding sequence ATGTCGACAAACAGCACGAAGCTCGCCGCCGGTGTCGCGGCCATGATCGCCGGAGCGCTCGTCTCCACCGCCGCATCGGCGCAGGACAAGCCGGCGATGGAGAAATGCTATGGCGTTTCGCTGGCGGGCAAGAACGACTGCAAGGCGGGCGCGGGTACCAGCTGCGCGGGCACCTCGAAGACCGACTATCAGGGCAACGCCTGGAAGCTGGTCAAGGCCGGCACCTGCACCAAGATCAAGACCCCCAAGGGCCCCGGCTCGCTGACCCCCAAGGCGTGA
- a CDS encoding DoxX family protein produces MIRIEALESSVERLSRAIPDALILLVARLGIAGIFFLSGRSKVEGWLTITDGTYELFRTEYRLPLVPPDIAAVAATLAEHGFSILLVLGLLTRLSAAALLGMTLVIQLFVYPDAWPTHLSWIAILLLLVARGGGAWSIDGLVAGAAKSAGPAAR; encoded by the coding sequence ATGATCCGGATCGAAGCCCTTGAGTCGTCAGTCGAGCGCCTGTCGCGCGCCATTCCCGATGCCCTTATCCTGCTGGTCGCCCGGCTGGGCATCGCCGGCATCTTTTTCCTGTCCGGCCGATCGAAAGTCGAGGGCTGGCTGACCATCACCGACGGGACTTACGAGCTGTTCCGCACCGAGTATCGGCTGCCGCTGGTACCGCCGGACATCGCGGCGGTCGCGGCAACGCTGGCCGAGCACGGATTTTCGATCCTGCTCGTTCTGGGGCTGCTCACCCGCCTCTCCGCAGCGGCATTGCTCGGGATGACGCTGGTGATCCAGCTGTTCGTCTATCCCGACGCCTGGCCGACCCATCTCAGCTGGATCGCCATCCTGCTGCTGCTCGTCGCGCGTGGGGGCGGGGCCTGGTCGATCGACGGACTTGTGGCCGGAGCCGCAAAGTCCGCCGGACCTGCCGCCCGGTAG
- a CDS encoding glycosyltransferase family 25 protein, whose product MKLGDIPGLYINLDRSTDRRATMEGALAKHGLDKVGRFSALTGDDRKRGITRNELGCFLSHQAVTESIGDDRHFLILEDDILFPDAFSDYVGHALAECEKEDWDVLFLTQMISFTDVKSIYTLLRQRRKVGDIRSPSFTQFATYDCKNIFASCTAAYIIRAGSAGKVASLLRKMAEHDYPCAVDIAHMRAINAGMLKARYVFPYLVGLDPGVRTTLTDRRDEGNHQLFVDIANLFAAGGDIDSLRLDAFDALHNRPFDAETFVATQILYRRLLR is encoded by the coding sequence ATGAAATTGGGGGATATTCCGGGACTCTACATCAATCTGGACCGGTCGACCGACCGCCGCGCCACGATGGAGGGGGCCCTTGCAAAACATGGACTCGACAAGGTCGGCCGCTTCTCCGCGCTGACCGGAGACGACCGGAAGCGGGGAATTACCCGCAACGAGCTAGGCTGCTTCCTGTCGCATCAGGCAGTTACGGAATCGATCGGCGACGACCGGCACTTCTTAATCCTCGAGGACGACATCCTCTTTCCGGACGCTTTTAGCGACTATGTCGGCCATGCGCTGGCAGAGTGCGAGAAGGAAGACTGGGACGTCCTGTTCCTGACGCAGATGATCTCCTTTACCGACGTGAAGTCGATCTACACCCTGCTACGCCAGCGGCGGAAAGTGGGGGACATCCGCTCGCCGTCCTTCACCCAGTTCGCGACCTATGACTGCAAGAACATCTTCGCATCCTGCACCGCCGCTTACATCATACGGGCTGGCTCGGCTGGAAAGGTGGCGTCGCTCCTTCGGAAGATGGCCGAGCATGATTATCCCTGCGCGGTCGACATTGCGCATATGCGCGCCATCAACGCGGGAATGCTCAAGGCGCGGTATGTCTTTCCTTATCTGGTGGGGCTCGATCCCGGCGTCCGCACGACCCTCACCGACCGGCGGGACGAAGGCAATCACCAGCTCTTTGTAGACATCGCCAATCTGTTCGCGGCGGGCGGCGACATCGACAGTCTGCGCCTCGACGCGTTCGACGCCCTCCACAACCGTCCGTTTGACGCGGAGACGTTCGTGGCGACGCAGATTCTCTACCGCCGGCTCCTGCGTTAG